The proteins below come from a single Paracoccus sp. SCSIO 75233 genomic window:
- a CDS encoding TrkH family potassium uptake protein, translating into MIDVRPVAHIIGRITFALGALMIFPTLIDYQAGHPNWSMMAQSMVLILVASGLVVVATHSVSRSLTIEQSFLLTSGLWLVLPLAGAVPLMLGDPGLNFTDAFFESMSGLTTTGTTVIPSLDTLSPGTNMWRAILQWSGGLGIVVVAMVFLPVMKVGGMQFFRSEGFDTLGKVLPRAGQIAAEMTWIYLGITVACALMYVITGMSFYDAVLHALTTCSTGGFSSRDASFGAYIGPAEWVATVFMILASIPFVRMVQAVRGDFMPIWRDRQVRLYLRWVLYSISVIVIYRLLYIHQTADPWDVIRETTFNVITVFSGTGFASTNVLLWGHLPFVVLFCVALIGGCTGSTGCSVKVFRYQVLFQAVRAQIRRMQSPHRLYPLRLGGKRLEQDVVDSVMAFFTMFTLTFGLLIVGLALTGLHPKTALTGAWTAIANIGPVWGPEVTSNGSIQRFPDSAKWMMSIGMYLGRLELMSVLVLLLPRFWRG; encoded by the coding sequence ATGATAGATGTCCGCCCCGTTGCCCATATCATCGGCAGGATCACCTTCGCACTCGGGGCGTTGATGATCTTTCCGACCCTGATCGACTATCAGGCCGGGCATCCGAACTGGTCGATGATGGCGCAGTCGATGGTTCTGATCCTTGTCGCCTCCGGTCTGGTGGTGGTGGCGACGCATTCCGTTTCGCGCAGCCTGACGATCGAGCAGAGCTTTCTGCTGACCTCCGGTCTGTGGCTGGTGCTGCCGCTGGCGGGGGCGGTGCCGCTGATGCTGGGCGATCCGGGGCTGAATTTCACCGACGCGTTTTTCGAATCGATGTCGGGGCTGACCACCACGGGCACGACGGTGATCCCGTCGCTCGACACGCTGTCGCCGGGGACGAATATGTGGCGCGCGATCCTGCAATGGTCGGGCGGGCTGGGGATCGTCGTGGTGGCAATGGTGTTTCTGCCGGTGATGAAGGTCGGCGGGATGCAGTTCTTCCGGTCGGAAGGGTTCGACACGCTTGGCAAGGTGCTGCCGCGCGCCGGTCAGATCGCGGCGGAGATGACCTGGATCTATCTTGGCATCACCGTCGCCTGCGCGCTGATGTATGTCATCACCGGAATGAGCTTTTACGACGCGGTGCTGCATGCGCTGACCACCTGTTCGACCGGCGGGTTTTCCAGCCGTGACGCGAGTTTCGGCGCCTATATCGGTCCGGCGGAATGGGTGGCGACGGTGTTCATGATCCTCGCCTCGATCCCGTTCGTGCGTATGGTGCAGGCGGTCCGGGGCGATTTCATGCCGATCTGGCGGGACCGGCAGGTGCGGCTGTATCTCCGCTGGGTTCTGTATTCGATCTCGGTCATCGTGATCTACCGGCTGCTTTACATCCACCAGACCGCCGATCCGTGGGACGTGATCCGGGAGACCACGTTCAACGTCATCACCGTGTTCTCCGGCACCGGCTTCGCATCGACCAATGTGCTGCTTTGGGGGCATCTGCCGTTCGTTGTGCTGTTCTGCGTGGCGCTGATCGGGGGCTGTACCGGCTCCACCGGCTGTTCGGTCAAGGTGTTCCGCTATCAGGTGCTGTTTCAGGCCGTGCGCGCGCAGATCCGCCGGATGCAGTCGCCGCACCGGCTGTATCCGCTGCGTCTGGGCGGCAAGCGGCTGGAGCAGGACGTGGTCGATTCGGTGATGGCCTTTTTCACCATGTTCACCCTGACATTCGGGCTGCTGATCGTCGGGCTGGCGCTGACCGGACTGCATCCGAAAACCGCGCTGACCGGGGCGTGGACGGCGATTGCCAATATTGGCCCGGTCTGGGGACCGGAGGTGACCAGCAATGGCAGCATCCAGCGTTTCCCGGATTCCGCCAAGTGGATGATGAGCATCGGGATGTATCTCGGCAGGCTCGAACTGATGAGCGTGCTGGTGCTGTTGCTGCCGCGTTTCTGGCGGGGCTGA
- a CDS encoding DUF6446 family protein has translation MNWGKVAVLAILGSAVAVGGGVWYAQEYAYYDRIDPADVTLEVTAGGQQVALAVADIQAIDAGSAPHRWRACFRVTEALPGDAEPYADPTPLYGPGWFDCFDAEQIGHDLESGAATAWLGQSEIAPDVDRVIAVYPDGRAYGWHQINDKTPERGVMD, from the coding sequence ATGAACTGGGGCAAGGTTGCGGTTCTGGCGATACTGGGGTCCGCCGTCGCGGTTGGCGGCGGGGTGTGGTACGCGCAGGAATACGCCTATTACGACAGGATCGATCCGGCGGATGTGACGCTGGAGGTGACGGCGGGCGGCCAGCAGGTCGCGCTTGCCGTCGCGGATATTCAGGCCATCGACGCCGGCAGCGCCCCGCATCGATGGCGCGCCTGTTTTCGCGTGACGGAGGCGCTGCCCGGCGACGCCGAACCCTATGCCGACCCGACGCCGCTTTACGGGCCGGGCTGGTTCGACTGTTTCGATGCCGAACAGATCGGCCATGATCTCGAATCCGGTGCCGCGACCGCCTGGCTCGGCCAGTCGGAAATCGCCCCGGATGTGGACCGGGTGATTGCCGTCTATCCCGATGGCCGCGCCTATGGCTGGCACCAGATTAACGACAAGACCCCCGAACGCGGAGTGATGGACTGA
- a CDS encoding adenylosuccinate synthase, whose protein sequence is MANVVVVGAQWGDEGKGKIVDWLSERAEIIARFQGGHNAGHTLVIGEEVYKLNALPSGVVRGGKLSVIGNGVVLDPWHLVKEIEAIRGQGVDISPETLMVAENTPLILPFHGELDRAREAQNSVGRIGTTGRGIGPCYEDKVGRRVIRVADLGDDETLQLRVDRALVHHNALRAGLGLEPIDREELLNSLREIAPEILKYAAPVWKVMNEARRAGKRILFEGAQGSLLDIDFGTYPYVTSSNVIAGQAATGTGMGPGSVDFVLGIVKAYTTRVGEGPFPTELDDEDGQRLGERGHEFGTVTGRKRRCGWFDAVLVRQTCAISGVSGIALTKLDVLDGFEKLKICTGYEIDGVTYDYLPTAAALQAKVTPVYEEMDGWSESTAGARSWADLPAAAIKYVRRVEELINCPVALLSTSPERDDTILVTDPFAD, encoded by the coding sequence ATGGCCAATGTGGTGGTTGTCGGCGCGCAATGGGGCGACGAGGGCAAGGGCAAGATCGTCGACTGGCTGTCGGAGCGGGCAGAGATCATCGCCCGGTTTCAGGGCGGCCATAATGCGGGCCATACGCTTGTGATCGGGGAAGAGGTCTACAAGCTGAACGCGCTTCCTTCGGGTGTGGTGCGTGGCGGTAAATTATCGGTGATCGGCAACGGCGTGGTGCTGGACCCCTGGCATCTGGTCAAGGAGATCGAAGCGATCCGGGGCCAGGGCGTCGATATCTCACCCGAGACGCTGATGGTGGCGGAGAACACGCCGCTGATCCTGCCCTTCCACGGCGAACTTGACCGGGCGCGGGAGGCGCAGAACAGCGTCGGGCGGATCGGCACGACCGGGCGCGGGATCGGGCCGTGCTACGAGGACAAGGTGGGCCGCCGCGTGATTCGAGTTGCCGATCTCGGCGATGACGAGACGTTGCAGCTTCGCGTTGATAGGGCGCTTGTCCATCACAACGCGCTGCGCGCCGGACTTGGGCTGGAACCGATTGATCGCGAGGAATTGCTGAACAGCCTGCGTGAGATCGCGCCGGAAATCCTGAAATACGCCGCCCCGGTCTGGAAGGTGATGAATGAGGCACGACGGGCCGGAAAGCGTATCCTGTTCGAAGGCGCACAGGGCAGTCTGCTGGATATTGATTTCGGCACCTATCCCTATGTGACCTCGTCGAATGTCATCGCGGGTCAGGCGGCGACGGGCACCGGCATGGGGCCGGGCTCGGTCGATTTCGTGCTGGGCATCGTGAAAGCCTACACCACCCGCGTCGGCGAAGGCCCGTTCCCGACCGAGCTTGACGACGAAGACGGTCAGCGTCTGGGCGAGCGGGGTCATGAATTCGGCACCGTCACAGGCCGCAAGCGCCGCTGTGGCTGGTTCGATGCGGTTCTGGTCCGCCAGACCTGCGCCATTTCCGGCGTCAGCGGCATCGCCCTGACCAAGCTGGATGTGCTGGACGGGTTTGAGAAGCTGAAAATCTGCACCGGCTATGAAATCGACGGCGTGACCTATGATTACCTGCCGACCGCAGCAGCGCTTCAGGCAAAGGTGACGCCGGTTTACGAAGAGATGGACGGCTGGAGCGAATCGACCGCAGGCGCGCGAAGCTGGGCCGATCTGCCCGCAGCCGCGATCAAATATGTGCGCCGGGTTGAGGAACTGATCAATTGCCCGGTGGCTCTGCTGTCGACCAGCCCGGAGCGGGATGATACCATCCTCGTGACCGACCCATTCGCGGACTGA
- the alaS gene encoding alanine--tRNA ligase: protein MPSLNDIRSTFLDYFARNGHEVVPSSPLVPRNDPTLMFANSGMVQFKNLFTGVEKRDYVRATSSQKCVRAGGKHNDLDNVGYTARHHTFFEMLGNFSFGDYFKSDAIPFAWELLTKDFGIPKDKLLVTVYHTDDEAAEIWKKVAGLSDDKIIRIPTSDNFWQMGPTGPCGPCTEIFYDHGDHIWGGPPGSAEEDGDRFIEIWNLVFMQNEQFEDGSMRALDMQSIDTGMGLERIGALLQGKHDNYDTDLMRALIEASANVTNSDPDGPGKVHHRVIADHLRSTSFLLADGVMPSNEGRGYVLRRIMRRAMRHAHMLGVQEPVMHRLVPALVRQMGAAYPELGRAQAMIEDSLRSEETRFRKTLDRGLRLLDDEVAKLPEGKDLPGEAAFKLYDTYGFPLDLTQDALREQGRAVDIAGFDAAMAEQKAQARAAWAGSGETKDAAIWFELGEKHGATEFLGYDSEEAEGQVLSLVQDGAEIETAKQGDAVQIVVNQSPFYAEAGGQVGDTGTVQTESGMVRISDTKKSGGVFIHIGEVTMGQISRGQAAKLEVDHDRRGAIRANHSATHLLHEALRRTLGDHVAQRGSLNAPDRLRFDFSHNHAVTADEIGKIEAEVNDFIRQNSAVETRIMTPDDAREIGAQALFGEKYGDEVRVVSMGKQSNSGKGTDRQTYSLELCGGTHVARTGDIGMFMLLSDSASSAGVRRIEALTGQAALEQLRSSDAQLGEIAGLLKAQAGDVVNKVKALSDERKALERELATLKRQMAMGGGADDAKEIAGVKFIGRKVDGVSGKELAPLIEELKQKLGSGAVLLLAESDGKAAVAAGVTQDLTDRVSAVSLVQAATEALGGKGGGGRPDRAQGGAPSLAAAEAAIAKVENIIEESQ from the coding sequence ATGCCAAGCCTGAACGATATCCGCTCGACCTTTCTCGATTACTTCGCGCGCAATGGCCATGAGGTCGTACCGTCCTCGCCGCTTGTGCCGCGCAATGACCCGACGCTGATGTTCGCCAATTCCGGTATGGTGCAGTTCAAGAACCTGTTCACCGGCGTGGAGAAACGCGACTATGTGCGGGCGACCTCCTCGCAGAAATGCGTGCGGGCAGGGGGCAAGCATAACGATCTGGACAATGTCGGCTATACGGCGCGGCATCATACCTTCTTCGAAATGCTGGGGAATTTCAGCTTCGGGGATTATTTCAAATCCGACGCGATCCCGTTCGCGTGGGAGTTGCTGACCAAGGATTTCGGCATCCCGAAGGACAAGCTGCTGGTCACCGTCTATCACACCGATGACGAAGCGGCAGAGATATGGAAGAAGGTCGCGGGGCTTTCCGACGACAAGATCATCCGCATCCCGACCAGCGATAATTTCTGGCAGATGGGCCCGACCGGCCCTTGCGGCCCCTGCACGGAGATCTTTTACGATCACGGCGATCATATCTGGGGCGGCCCGCCCGGCAGCGCGGAGGAAGACGGCGACCGTTTTATCGAGATCTGGAACCTCGTCTTCATGCAGAACGAGCAGTTCGAGGACGGATCGATGCGCGCGCTCGATATGCAGTCCATCGACACCGGCATGGGGTTGGAGCGGATCGGCGCGTTGTTGCAGGGCAAGCATGACAATTACGACACCGACCTGATGCGGGCGCTGATCGAGGCGTCGGCGAATGTGACAAACTCCGATCCCGACGGGCCGGGCAAGGTGCATCACCGGGTGATCGCGGATCACCTGCGCTCGACCTCGTTCCTGTTGGCGGACGGGGTGATGCCGTCGAATGAGGGGCGCGGCTATGTGCTGCGCCGGATCATGCGCCGGGCGATGCGGCATGCGCATATGCTGGGCGTGCAGGAGCCTGTGATGCACAGGCTGGTGCCTGCCCTTGTCCGCCAGATGGGGGCCGCGTATCCCGAGCTGGGCCGCGCGCAGGCTATGATCGAGGACTCGCTGCGGTCGGAGGAAACCCGGTTCCGCAAGACGCTGGATCGCGGGCTGCGTTTGCTGGATGACGAGGTGGCGAAGCTGCCCGAGGGCAAGGATTTGCCGGGTGAGGCGGCGTTCAAGCTGTATGATACCTATGGCTTCCCGCTCGATCTTACGCAGGACGCGCTGCGCGAGCAGGGGCGGGCGGTCGATATTGCAGGCTTTGACGCTGCGATGGCCGAGCAGAAGGCTCAGGCGCGCGCGGCTTGGGCTGGCAGCGGCGAGACCAAGGACGCCGCGATCTGGTTCGAGTTGGGCGAGAAACACGGCGCGACCGAATTTCTGGGCTATGACAGCGAAGAGGCCGAGGGGCAGGTGTTGTCGCTGGTCCAGGACGGTGCCGAGATCGAGACCGCGAAACAGGGCGATGCGGTTCAGATCGTGGTGAACCAGTCGCCGTTTTACGCCGAGGCGGGCGGTCAGGTCGGCGATACCGGCACGGTACAGACCGAAAGTGGCATGGTGCGGATTTCGGACACGAAGAAATCCGGTGGCGTGTTCATCCATATCGGTGAGGTCACGATGGGCCAGATCAGCCGTGGACAGGCCGCGAAGCTGGAGGTCGATCACGACCGGCGCGGTGCGATCCGGGCGAACCACTCTGCGACCCATCTGCTGCACGAGGCGCTGCGCCGCACGCTTGGCGATCATGTCGCGCAGCGGGGATCATTGAACGCGCCCGACCGGCTCCGCTTCGATTTCAGCCATAATCACGCGGTGACGGCGGATGAGATCGGCAAGATCGAGGCCGAGGTGAATGATTTCATCCGCCAGAACTCCGCCGTGGAAACCCGGATCATGACCCCGGATGACGCGCGCGAGATCGGCGCGCAGGCGCTGTTTGGCGAGAAATATGGGGATGAGGTGCGCGTCGTCTCGATGGGCAAACAGTCCAATTCCGGTAAGGGCACGGATCGGCAGACCTATTCGCTGGAACTCTGCGGCGGCACCCATGTCGCGCGCACCGGCGATATCGGCATGTTCATGCTGCTGAGCGACAGCGCGTCCTCAGCCGGTGTCCGCCGGATCGAGGCGCTGACCGGGCAGGCGGCGCTTGAGCAGCTGCGCAGCTCGGACGCGCAGCTGGGTGAGATTGCCGGGCTGCTGAAGGCGCAGGCTGGGGATGTCGTGAACAAGGTCAAGGCGCTGTCCGATGAGCGCAAGGCGCTTGAGCGCGAATTGGCGACGCTGAAACGCCAGATGGCTATGGGCGGCGGTGCGGATGACGCGAAAGAGATCGCGGGCGTCAAGTTCATCGGGCGCAAGGTCGATGGTGTCAGCGGCAAGGAGCTTGCGCCGCTGATCGAGGAACTGAAACAGAAGCTCGGTTCCGGCGCGGTGCTGCTGCTTGCGGAATCGGACGGCAAGGCTGCGGTTGCAGCGGGTGTCACGCAGGATTTGACAGACCGGGTGTCTGCCGTGTCGCTGGTGCAGGCGGCGACGGAGGCGCTTGGCGGCAAGGGCGGTGGCGGGCGACCCGACCGGGCGCAAGGCGGCGCACCGTCCCTGGCTGCGGCTGAGGCTGCTATCGCTAAGGTTGAAAATATTATTGAAGAATCTCAATAG
- a CDS encoding glycine--tRNA ligase subunit alpha: MTSPRDGDKPRCFQDVILRLQNHWAKSGCAVLQPYDMEVGAGTFHPATTLRSLGAKPWAAAYVQPSRRPTDGRYGENPNRLQHYYQYQVIIKPNPPNLQELYLDSLRAIGLDPLVHDVRFVEDDWESPTLGAWGLGWEVWCDGMEVSQFTYFQQVAGYDCHPVSGELTYGLERLAMYVLGAEHVMDMPFNDPDSPIPLKYSDIFRQTEEEYSRWNFDQADTGMLFQHFRDAEEECERIVSAAEEDSAGRRILMAHPAYDQAIKASHVFNLLDARGVISVTERADYIRRVRALTKKCADLFMQTPLAQAAE, translated from the coding sequence ATGACCAGCCCCCGTGACGGCGACAAGCCACGTTGTTTTCAGGATGTGATCCTGCGGCTTCAGAATCATTGGGCGAAATCCGGCTGTGCGGTGCTGCAACCTTATGACATGGAGGTCGGTGCGGGGACGTTTCACCCGGCGACGACGCTGCGCTCGCTGGGCGCAAAGCCGTGGGCCGCGGCCTATGTCCAGCCCTCGCGTCGCCCGACCGACGGGCGCTATGGCGAGAACCCGAACCGGCTGCAGCATTATTATCAGTATCAGGTCATCATCAAACCCAACCCGCCGAATTTGCAGGAACTGTATCTCGACAGCCTGCGTGCCATCGGTCTGGACCCGCTGGTCCATGATGTCCGCTTCGTCGAGGATGACTGGGAATCGCCCACGCTCGGCGCCTGGGGGCTGGGCTGGGAGGTCTGGTGCGACGGGATGGAGGTCAGCCAGTTCACCTATTTCCAGCAGGTCGCGGGTTATGACTGTCACCCGGTTTCGGGCGAGCTGACCTACGGTCTGGAACGGCTGGCGATGTACGTGCTGGGGGCGGAGCATGTGATGGACATGCCGTTCAACGATCCTGACAGCCCGATCCCGCTGAAATACAGCGACATCTTCCGCCAGACCGAAGAGGAATATTCCCGCTGGAACTTCGATCAGGCCGATACCGGGATGCTGTTCCAGCACTTCAGGGATGCGGAGGAGGAGTGCGAGCGTATCGTCTCCGCCGCCGAAGAGGACAGCGCCGGGCGGCGTATCCTGATGGCGCATCCGGCTTACGATCAGGCGATCAAGGCCAGCCATGTGTTCAACCTGCTGGATGCGCGCGGGGTGATCTCCGTCACCGAACGCGCCGATTATATCCGCCGGGTGCGGGCACTGACCAAGAAATGCGCCGATCTGTTCATGCAAACGCCGTTGGCGCAGGCCGCGGAATGA
- the glyS gene encoding glycine--tRNA ligase subunit beta, translated as MPDLLIELFSEEIPARMQGRAREDLKKLVTDGLVEAGLTYRSAGAFSTPRRLALSVEGLDAASKPVREERKGPRADAPEKALEGFLRSTGLNKDQLELRDDKKGQVYFAVIDKPGRPAAEIVGEVLAAAIRNFPWPKSMRWGSGSLRWVRPLHSILCILSDEAGAQVVPVDVDGITSADTTRGHRFMAPDAFSVTSFDDYAAKLRQAKVMLDSAEREAAIAQEAENLAFARGWEIVEDKGLLAEVAGLVEWPVPLMGEIEAQFLDLPPEVLQTSMKEHQKFFSARNPKTGRIEGFVTVANIETPDDGATILAGNQRVLAARLSDAAFFWQNDLRVAKAGMADWAEGLKSVTFHNKLGSQADRVARIAALAREIAPLVGADPDQAGRAAELAKLDLRSEMVGEFPELQGIMGRYYALAAGEDAAVADAARDHYSPLGPSDDVPSAPVSVAVALADKIDTLTGFWAIDEKPTGSKDPFALRRAALGVIRLVLGNGVRFQVVDLLRNSMASRAMYVVENNDDLAMSAVTGKDWIGNIAADLLAFLHDRLKVYLRDQGIRHDIIDAVLAQPGNDDLVLVVNRATALNDMLRTEDGQNLTQGLKRASNILAQAEEKDGVEYSFGADPKFAETDEERALFAALDTAEPAIKAAVAEEDFPAAMSAIAGLRAPIDAFFEAVQVNTDNQIVRRNRLNLLSRIRAAGREIADFTRIEG; from the coding sequence ATGCCCGATCTGCTGATCGAACTGTTTTCCGAAGAAATCCCGGCCCGGATGCAGGGGCGGGCGCGTGAGGATCTGAAGAAACTCGTGACCGACGGTCTGGTCGAGGCCGGGCTGACCTATCGCTCTGCCGGGGCGTTTTCTACGCCGCGTCGTCTGGCCCTGTCGGTGGAGGGGCTGGATGCGGCCTCCAAACCCGTGCGTGAGGAACGCAAGGGCCCCAGGGCAGATGCACCGGAGAAGGCGCTTGAGGGGTTTTTGCGCTCCACCGGGCTGAACAAGGATCAGCTTGAGCTTCGGGACGACAAGAAAGGCCAGGTCTATTTCGCAGTAATAGACAAGCCGGGCCGTCCGGCGGCGGAGATCGTGGGCGAGGTGCTGGCAGCCGCGATCCGCAATTTCCCGTGGCCCAAATCGATGAGGTGGGGTTCAGGGTCGCTTCGCTGGGTGCGTCCGCTGCATTCGATCCTGTGTATCCTGTCCGATGAGGCAGGCGCGCAGGTGGTGCCGGTCGATGTGGACGGCATTACCTCGGCCGACACGACGCGCGGTCATCGCTTCATGGCGCCGGATGCGTTTTCTGTCACCAGTTTCGACGATTATGCGGCAAAGCTGCGGCAGGCAAAGGTCATGCTGGACAGTGCCGAGCGTGAAGCGGCGATTGCGCAGGAGGCCGAAAATCTCGCCTTCGCCCGTGGCTGGGAGATTGTCGAGGATAAGGGCCTGCTGGCCGAGGTCGCGGGGCTTGTCGAATGGCCCGTGCCGCTGATGGGGGAGATCGAGGCGCAGTTTCTCGACCTGCCGCCGGAGGTTTTGCAGACCTCGATGAAGGAGCATCAGAAATTCTTCTCCGCCCGCAACCCCAAGACCGGGCGGATCGAGGGGTTTGTGACCGTCGCCAATATCGAGACCCCGGATGATGGCGCGACGATCCTTGCCGGGAACCAGCGTGTGCTGGCAGCGAGGCTGTCGGATGCGGCGTTCTTCTGGCAGAACGATCTGCGCGTGGCGAAGGCCGGGATGGCGGATTGGGCCGAGGGGCTGAAATCCGTGACCTTCCACAACAAGCTGGGGTCGCAGGCCGACCGCGTGGCCCGGATTGCGGCGCTTGCGCGCGAGATTGCGCCTTTGGTCGGGGCCGACCCGGATCAGGCGGGCCGCGCGGCGGAGCTGGCCAAGCTGGACCTGCGCAGCGAAATGGTGGGCGAGTTCCCCGAATTGCAGGGCATCATGGGGCGGTACTACGCGCTTGCGGCGGGCGAGGATGCCGCCGTGGCCGATGCCGCACGCGATCACTATTCGCCGCTTGGCCCGTCGGACGATGTGCCGAGCGCGCCGGTCTCCGTCGCCGTGGCGCTTGCGGATAAGATCGACACGCTGACCGGGTTCTGGGCGATTGACGAGAAGCCGACCGGGTCGAAGGATCCGTTTGCGCTGCGGCGGGCGGCGCTTGGGGTTATTCGGTTGGTGCTGGGGAATGGGGTTCGCTTTCAAGTTGTTGATTTATTACGAAATTCAATGGCTTCTCGCGCGATGTACGTCGTTGAAAACAACGATGACCTCGCGATGAGTGCGGTGACCGGAAAAGACTGGATTGGTAACATTGCCGCCGACCTCCTCGCCTTCCTCCACGACCGTCTGAAAGTCTATCTCCGCGATCAGGGCATCCGCCACGACATCATCGACGCCGTGCTCGCACAGCCCGGCAATGACGATCTGGTGCTGGTGGTGAACCGGGCGACGGCGCTGAACGATATGCTCAGGACCGAGGACGGGCAGAACCTGACGCAGGGGCTCAAGCGGGCGTCGAATATTCTGGCGCAGGCCGAGGAAAAGGACGGCGTCGAATACAGCTTCGGGGCCGATCCGAAATTCGCGGAAACAGATGAGGAACGCGCCCTGTTTGCCGCGCTTGATACCGCCGAACCGGCGATCAAGGCGGCTGTGGCAGAGGAAGATTTCCCTGCCGCCATGTCCGCCATTGCCGGTCTTCGCGCCCCGATTGATGCGTTCTTCGAGGCGGTTCAGGTCAATACCGACAACCAGATCGTCCGGCGCAATCGGCTGAACCTGCTGTCCCGCATCCGCGCGGCAGGGCGAGAGATCGCGGATTTTACCCGGATCGAGGGGTAA
- a CDS encoding peptidoglycan-binding protein, with amino-acid sequence MKRIAILLLTAALPGMALAEDVYIRVEAKRGQQAAAQAAEGWQSRVQGLPVVTFPLGTTWTAIAFGPLPREDAEARMAALKNARTIPADSLLTPAEGIAAVAVADNRADQTGADSVTEAAQDTDEAQAATVATGETGSEAQDIATPQPAAPPPPASYIRLESFNNRAEADAALTRWRETIPEAGMWDMPNGWFGIAVGPFSEEGADQWLAALKGGEAIPADSLISSAADMGSVADAGTAPDWPLAPEAPPEMPPVAEVQEILAWAGFYDGKIDGQTGPMTRAAIAAELASQRQTPDAATAILNLMAQREAWRNELGLGKLSDDHTGLSVIAPTAKLVHQRNERALSIYGPKDESGAALILFSQPGGQQEMVDMTGLVTALGWVPRPEREIGNGSARLYGRNDTHIGEARARVSDGNVEGWVLIWPVEDAENAPRIVQEIAGSLTREQPPRADRDTAAAVEAAATAETVQDASEDAAQQPATGREPIVLGTDINAAPAQQ; translated from the coding sequence ATGAAACGCATCGCGATATTGCTGCTGACGGCAGCGCTTCCGGGGATGGCTCTGGCTGAGGACGTCTATATCCGGGTCGAGGCAAAGCGCGGCCAGCAAGCGGCGGCGCAGGCAGCGGAAGGCTGGCAGTCAAGGGTGCAGGGGCTGCCGGTGGTGACCTTCCCGCTTGGCACGACATGGACCGCAATCGCCTTCGGGCCGCTGCCGCGCGAGGATGCGGAGGCCCGGATGGCCGCGCTGAAAAACGCCCGCACGATCCCGGCTGACAGTCTGCTGACCCCGGCAGAGGGGATCGCAGCCGTCGCCGTGGCTGACAACCGCGCGGATCAGACCGGCGCGGACAGCGTCACAGAGGCGGCGCAGGATACGGACGAGGCGCAGGCGGCGACGGTCGCCACGGGCGAGACCGGCTCCGAAGCTCAGGACATCGCCACCCCGCAACCTGCGGCACCGCCGCCCCCGGCATCCTATATCCGGCTGGAATCCTTCAACAACCGGGCGGAGGCTGATGCCGCACTGACCCGCTGGCGCGAAACCATTCCCGAGGCCGGGATGTGGGACATGCCGAATGGCTGGTTCGGCATCGCTGTCGGCCCGTTCAGCGAGGAAGGGGCGGATCAGTGGCTTGCCGCGCTGAAAGGTGGCGAGGCGATCCCTGCCGACAGCCTGATTTCCTCCGCCGCCGATATGGGCAGCGTGGCGGATGCCGGCACGGCCCCCGATTGGCCGCTCGCCCCGGAGGCACCGCCCGAAATGCCGCCCGTGGCCGAGGTGCAGGAGATCCTCGCTTGGGCGGGTTTCTATGACGGCAAGATTGACGGCCAGACCGGCCCCATGACCCGCGCCGCCATTGCCGCCGAACTCGCCTCGCAGCGACAGACCCCGGACGCGGCGACCGCGATCCTGAACCTGATGGCGCAGCGGGAGGCGTGGCGCAATGAACTCGGTCTCGGCAAGCTGAGCGACGATCATACCGGGCTGTCGGTCATCGCACCGACCGCGAAACTTGTCCATCAGCGCAACGAACGGGCGCTGTCAATCTATGGCCCCAAGGATGAATCGGGCGCGGCACTGATTCTCTTTTCGCAACCCGGTGGCCAGCAGGAGATGGTGGATATGACCGGGCTGGTCACAGCACTCGGCTGGGTGCCACGCCCCGAGCGGGAAATCGGCAACGGCTCCGCCCGGCTTTACGGACGGAACGATACCCATATCGGCGAAGCCCGTGCCCGCGTCTCTGACGGCAATGTCGAGGGCTGGGTGCTGATCTGGCCGGTCGAGGACGCCGAAAACGCACCGCGCATCGTTCAGGAAATCGCCGGCAGCCTGACCCGCGAACAACCGCCTCGTGCGGATCGCGACACAGCCGCCGCCGTGGAGGCCGCAGCGACCGCGGAAACGGTTCAGGACGCCAGCGAAGACGCCGCGCAGCAACCGGCGACCGGCAGGGAGCCCATCGTTCTGGGGACGGATATCAACGCAGCCCCCGCACAGCAGTAA